A window of Cohnella herbarum contains these coding sequences:
- a CDS encoding DUF6612 family protein — protein MKNGIKRFAKLGMTLALSFGLLGTGAAFAAGAEKTIAVQKVSEGEKALGKTMAAFTKVKSFAYDATANITTNGEKIQSKSTGEHILLPKMAFKMTTTMTVAGQKTDTSIIQVDNKVYVKLPGSADWTASDLTGALSEDTQADLMFDKSMLNAFDKIGVKKVGNDQEITMTVNPKKYSELFESTTAVDVNIKKLNIKYTVDGKTWLPKKVTMSMEAGADGVTVKSDMAYTYKSFNQVKPIKAPTVAK, from the coding sequence ATGAAAAACGGAATAAAACGGTTCGCCAAGCTCGGCATGACGCTCGCTCTTAGCTTCGGCCTGCTTGGAACCGGGGCCGCGTTCGCGGCCGGGGCGGAGAAGACGATTGCGGTTCAGAAGGTTAGCGAAGGGGAAAAAGCGCTCGGCAAGACGATGGCCGCGTTTACGAAAGTAAAGAGCTTTGCTTACGATGCGACCGCGAACATCACGACGAACGGCGAAAAGATCCAATCGAAATCGACAGGTGAACATATTTTGCTGCCGAAGATGGCCTTCAAAATGACGACTACCATGACCGTAGCCGGGCAGAAAACGGACACCTCGATCATACAAGTGGACAACAAGGTGTATGTTAAGTTACCAGGCTCGGCCGATTGGACGGCATCCGATCTCACGGGGGCGCTGTCCGAAGATACTCAAGCGGACCTGATGTTCGATAAGTCGATGCTGAACGCTTTCGACAAGATCGGCGTGAAGAAGGTCGGCAACGATCAGGAAATTACGATGACCGTAAATCCGAAGAAATATTCGGAGCTTTTCGAGAGTACAACCGCGGTAGACGTGAACATCAAAAAGCTGAATATCAAATATACGGTAGACGGCAAAACGTGGCTTCCGAAAAAAGTAACGATGTCCATGGAAGCGGGAGCGGATGGAGTCACGGTAAAATCGGATATGGCCTATACGTATAAATCGTTTAATCAAGTCAAGCCGATTAAGGCGCCAACGGTCGCGAAATAA
- a CDS encoding DUF4091 domain-containing protein gives MNISLGLEHESYKHVHGALNKFTLPFDENKEISLVCGRNDRAAVQLLIHSDREMLVCVNEDPAFYERGPIDIVRVNAEIPGLRASSVKATLIGLVEDDDRQLKSDILLRQPFIHVEAGRVQPVWIEIEIGKDADPGAYTPRISVFGHRLFEDESLVRELSFNVQVVNATLKDAGDYAFHLDLWQHNSNIARKYDLELWSDEHFAVIDPYLASLADLGQKSLSIVASEIPWSGQSSAYDRIDPANLFEYNIVRTTRLANGQWVFDFDALNRYVKMGMKHGISQEIEVFGLINIWVLPDAGLGAVLEDYNDAVRIRYWDESSRSFKYMTHKRDFVQYVQALESNFIEMGWIDIVRVTADEPSDLALFTERLDELKKMGPSFKYKAAINHAEFIEQGIEGMMDYVPILNCIAAESEKIASLKKEIKGYMTYYVCCGPDLPNTFIRSHLLESRLIPWLAYYMNMDGFLRWNYTVWPNDPLNKISYHYPYFPAGDTNFVYPGRDGKPMLTLRYKLLQKGIRDYEIIRDYVEQGGDREEVVRRMEKVFLWKDIGELHPDARRKREELFSLTDSDYEEIIAGILQEIEK, from the coding sequence TTGAATATTTCGTTGGGACTAGAGCATGAAAGCTATAAACACGTACATGGAGCGTTAAATAAATTCACTCTCCCTTTCGACGAGAACAAAGAAATTTCCCTCGTCTGCGGAAGAAACGACCGGGCGGCGGTCCAGCTTCTGATCCACTCCGATAGGGAAATGTTAGTCTGCGTGAACGAAGATCCCGCTTTCTACGAAAGAGGTCCAATCGACATCGTCAGGGTGAACGCCGAAATTCCCGGCCTTCGGGCAAGCAGCGTTAAAGCTACATTGATCGGACTCGTCGAGGACGACGACCGCCAATTGAAATCCGATATTTTGCTGCGGCAGCCTTTTATCCATGTGGAGGCAGGACGCGTACAGCCGGTATGGATCGAAATCGAGATCGGCAAAGACGCCGATCCCGGCGCGTATACGCCGCGAATTTCCGTCTTCGGACACCGTCTCTTCGAGGACGAATCCTTAGTTCGCGAACTCTCCTTCAACGTTCAAGTCGTGAACGCTACGCTTAAGGATGCCGGAGATTACGCTTTCCACCTGGATTTGTGGCAGCATAATTCCAACATCGCGAGAAAGTACGACCTGGAGCTCTGGAGCGACGAGCATTTCGCGGTCATCGATCCCTATCTCGCCTCCTTGGCCGATCTCGGTCAGAAATCGCTCAGCATCGTCGCTTCCGAAATTCCTTGGTCGGGCCAATCGTCCGCCTATGACCGAATCGATCCCGCCAATCTGTTCGAGTACAACATCGTTCGGACGACGCGGCTCGCGAACGGACAATGGGTTTTCGATTTCGATGCGCTGAACCGCTACGTGAAGATGGGCATGAAACACGGAATTTCTCAAGAGATCGAAGTGTTCGGCCTAATCAATATCTGGGTTCTTCCGGATGCCGGACTCGGAGCGGTGCTCGAAGATTATAACGACGCCGTGCGGATCCGATACTGGGACGAGAGCAGCCGCTCCTTCAAATACATGACGCATAAGCGGGATTTCGTCCAATACGTACAGGCTCTCGAGAGCAATTTCATCGAGATGGGCTGGATCGACATCGTCAGGGTCACCGCGGACGAGCCGTCCGACTTGGCTCTTTTTACGGAACGTCTCGACGAATTGAAGAAAATGGGGCCATCCTTCAAATATAAGGCCGCCATTAACCATGCCGAATTCATCGAACAAGGAATCGAAGGCATGATGGACTACGTTCCGATCTTGAACTGCATCGCCGCGGAGTCCGAGAAGATCGCCAGCCTCAAGAAAGAGATCAAAGGTTACATGACCTACTACGTCTGCTGCGGACCGGATCTCCCGAATACGTTTATCCGCTCCCACCTGCTCGAATCGCGGCTGATCCCTTGGCTTGCATATTACATGAACATGGACGGCTTCCTGAGGTGGAACTATACCGTATGGCCGAACGATCCGCTGAACAAAATCTCCTACCACTATCCGTACTTCCCGGCGGGCGACACCAACTTCGTCTATCCCGGCCGGGACGGCAAGCCGATGCTGACGCTCAGGTACAAGCTGCTGCAAAAAGGGATTCGCGATTACGAGATTATCCGCGATTACGTCGAACAAGGCGGGGACCGGGAAGAGGTCGTTCGGAGGATGGAGAAAGTGTTCCTGTGGAAAGACATAGGCGAGCTACATCCGGACGCCAGAAGAAAAAGAGAGGAGCTGTTCTCGCTGACCGACTCGGACTATGAGGAGATCATTGCGGGCATTCTCCAAGAAATAGAGAAATAA
- a CDS encoding helix-turn-helix transcriptional regulator, whose amino-acid sequence MIYSSLYRVPDEDDQGILDQSAYLLVNSAGYYEYESYFKMSHRKAGRKDFYLGYNYYGPMTVRMGGREHMLQPGSLFVYRPQEEQYYGHASERKFLSYWVHFTGYGAEEILRNAKLSGEVPYFAGVHNEIATVFENIMNELRDKKAGFELASASLLAYLLALLSRRIERGSSGIKVDKRGEIYESIKYIHDHYTKDLYVADLAELAHLSPDRYTTLFKSITDTTPLQYIIKFRLQKACDLMKNTHLNIQQISSLVGFDDQLYFSRMFKKVYGATPSEYMTRFD is encoded by the coding sequence ATGATCTATTCAAGCTTGTATCGGGTACCGGATGAGGATGATCAGGGAATCCTTGATCAGAGTGCTTACCTTCTCGTGAATTCGGCAGGTTATTACGAGTACGAGTCCTACTTTAAAATGAGCCATAGGAAAGCGGGACGTAAGGACTTTTACCTTGGTTATAATTACTATGGACCAATGACCGTTCGGATGGGGGGACGGGAGCATATGTTGCAACCGGGAAGTCTGTTTGTCTATCGCCCGCAGGAAGAGCAGTACTACGGTCATGCTTCCGAGCGGAAGTTTTTATCCTATTGGGTGCATTTTACGGGATACGGTGCCGAAGAGATTTTGCGTAACGCCAAATTGTCCGGCGAGGTTCCTTATTTTGCCGGAGTACACAACGAAATCGCAACGGTGTTCGAAAATATTATGAATGAATTACGCGATAAGAAAGCGGGCTTCGAGTTGGCTTCGGCTTCGTTGTTGGCCTACCTTCTCGCTCTGCTTTCCAGACGGATCGAACGGGGATCTTCTGGCATCAAGGTCGACAAACGGGGAGAAATCTACGAATCGATCAAATATATACACGATCATTATACGAAGGATCTGTACGTGGCAGACTTGGCCGAACTCGCACACCTTAGCCCGGACAGGTATACGACCTTGTTTAAGTCGATTACGGACACGACCCCGCTGCAATATATTATCAAGTTCAGATTGCAGAAGGCATGCGACTTGATGAAAAATACGCATCTCAACATCCAGCAGATTTCCTCTCTGGTAGGATTCGATGATCAACTTTACTTCAGCAGAATGTTCAAGAAGGTTTACGGTGCAACCCCTTCGGAGTATATGACTAGGTTCGATTAA
- a CDS encoding glycoside hydrolase family 35 protein, protein MGKFELQGNRFIWNGQPIRILAGAIHYFRIVPEYWQDRLLKLKACGFNTVETYVPWNMHEPTEGRFEFGGMADLVRFVETAGELGLHVIVRPSPYICAEWEFGGLPAWLLNYPDIRLRCNDSVYLEKVDAYYDVLLPKLVPLLCTNGGPIIAMQIENEYGSYGNDKAYLTHLKEGMIRRGIDVLLFTSDGPEDDMLQGGTLPDVLATVNFGSRANEAFAKLQEYQPDGPLMCMEFWNGWFDHWMKPHHTRDAESVAETLREMMDAGASLNFYMFHGGTNFGFWNGANYGDRYEPTITSYDYDSPLSECGDTNEKYDKVRAILSEYSNEPPIPVPPSLPKRAYGTVELTEQAPLFGNLERLSRPVQRVTPEPMERLGQYEGFIVYRTRISGPRTQGKLTIQDVRDRAIVYVDGSFVGVSERWDPQTFMLDIPEEGAVLEILVENMGRINYGPQLKDHKGITEGVRMNNQFQYDWTIHTLPLNDLSGLTFADANQQPLAMPTFYRGTLEITGECADTFLKTEGWTKGNVWINGFHLGRYWERGPQQTLYVPAPLLKQGDNEVVLFELHGAKRPIIEFLDRPILGD, encoded by the coding sequence ATGGGGAAGTTTGAATTACAAGGAAATCGGTTCATATGGAACGGACAACCTATTCGAATCTTGGCGGGCGCGATACATTATTTCCGCATCGTACCGGAGTACTGGCAAGACCGGCTGCTTAAGCTGAAAGCTTGCGGTTTCAACACCGTTGAAACTTACGTGCCTTGGAATATGCACGAGCCGACGGAAGGCCGCTTTGAATTCGGAGGAATGGCCGATCTCGTTCGATTCGTCGAAACGGCCGGGGAGCTGGGTCTGCACGTCATCGTACGGCCAAGCCCGTACATCTGCGCAGAGTGGGAGTTCGGGGGCTTGCCGGCATGGTTGCTCAATTACCCCGATATTCGCTTGCGTTGCAACGATTCCGTCTACCTTGAGAAAGTGGACGCCTATTACGACGTGCTGCTTCCTAAGCTAGTTCCTTTGTTATGCACGAACGGCGGTCCGATCATCGCCATGCAGATCGAGAACGAGTATGGCAGCTACGGCAACGACAAAGCGTACCTGACTCACCTAAAGGAAGGCATGATCCGCAGAGGAATCGATGTGCTGCTATTCACGTCGGACGGCCCGGAAGACGATATGTTGCAAGGGGGAACGCTTCCGGATGTGCTCGCGACGGTAAATTTCGGATCGCGGGCGAACGAAGCTTTCGCCAAGTTGCAGGAGTATCAGCCTGACGGTCCGCTCATGTGCATGGAGTTCTGGAACGGTTGGTTCGATCATTGGATGAAACCTCATCATACCCGCGACGCGGAATCGGTCGCCGAGACGCTCCGGGAAATGATGGACGCCGGCGCATCCTTGAACTTCTACATGTTCCACGGAGGCACGAACTTCGGCTTCTGGAACGGGGCCAACTATGGCGATCGGTACGAGCCGACGATTACGAGCTACGACTACGATTCACCGCTTAGCGAATGCGGCGACACGAACGAGAAATACGATAAGGTTCGGGCGATTCTAAGCGAATACTCGAACGAACCGCCTATCCCCGTGCCGCCTTCGTTGCCTAAACGCGCTTACGGAACGGTTGAGCTTACGGAGCAAGCTCCCTTGTTCGGCAATCTCGAACGCTTATCGCGGCCCGTTCAACGCGTAACGCCCGAACCGATGGAACGGCTTGGACAGTACGAAGGCTTTATCGTTTACAGGACCCGTATCTCCGGTCCGCGCACGCAGGGTAAGCTTACGATTCAAGACGTTCGGGACAGGGCTATCGTGTACGTGGACGGATCGTTTGTCGGCGTCTCCGAGCGATGGGACCCGCAAACATTCATGCTGGATATTCCAGAGGAGGGCGCCGTACTCGAAATCTTGGTGGAAAATATGGGACGGATCAATTACGGACCCCAGCTTAAGGATCATAAAGGAATTACGGAAGGCGTACGAATGAACAATCAATTCCAATACGATTGGACGATTCATACGCTGCCGCTTAACGATTTGAGCGGATTAACTTTTGCGGATGCCAACCAACAGCCTTTAGCCATGCCGACATTCTATCGTGGAACACTGGAGATTACGGGTGAGTGCGCCGACACTTTCCTAAAGACGGAAGGCTGGACCAAAGGCAACGTCTGGATTAACGGTTTCCATCTCGGACGTTACTGGGAGCGCGGTCCGCAGCAGACGTTATACGTTCCGGCCCCGCTCCTGAAGCAAGGGGATAACGAAGTAGTCCTATTCGAACTGCACGGCGCTAAGCGTCCGATCATCGAGTTTCTTGACCGTCCGATATTAGGAGATTAA
- a CDS encoding AraC family transcriptional regulator, giving the protein MDINVQFQNVTQTLQIVGCTFLVKPFGYEYPLHHHSLFELVHCVAGEIREKIGSDTVYVRPGDWLLIKSGMQHNLLTTSSAHSAFFNVHFDLDSRQMRRQLSTNNYILIASSVAERTRLPSYMGEIDKLLCTALLERGSDGDSNTGGKRTEEISVLGGERTEETLLPEHLALQAYLLLIIQELLGLPDLGSEQVAYKEMTIGETDLAHRIEARLHDNLFRDDKITAIANELNISLSQCCKIFTKIYGISPRQYVSQMKLNEAKRLLVNTDLSVQAISERLGFHSVYHFSRQFRRWTGTSPTAFRPKPTSPIQ; this is encoded by the coding sequence ATGGATATTAACGTGCAATTTCAGAATGTCACCCAGACGCTGCAAATCGTCGGATGTACTTTTTTGGTTAAACCGTTCGGGTACGAGTATCCTTTGCATCATCACTCTTTATTCGAGCTCGTTCACTGCGTTGCGGGGGAAATTCGCGAAAAAATCGGTTCGGATACAGTCTATGTACGACCCGGGGATTGGCTGCTCATCAAATCCGGCATGCAACATAACCTGTTGACGACCTCGAGCGCTCACAGCGCCTTCTTCAACGTGCACTTCGATTTGGACTCGCGACAGATGAGAAGACAATTGAGCACGAACAATTATATTCTGATTGCGAGCTCGGTTGCGGAACGGACCCGGCTTCCTTCGTACATGGGGGAAATCGATAAGCTGTTGTGCACGGCATTGTTGGAGAGGGGATCGGACGGGGACTCAAACACCGGTGGAAAAAGGACGGAAGAGATTTCGGTCTTGGGCGGTGAACGGACGGAAGAAACTCTTCTCCCGGAACATCTAGCCTTGCAGGCATATTTATTGCTGATTATTCAAGAGCTTCTGGGATTACCGGATCTAGGGAGCGAACAGGTTGCTTATAAGGAAATGACCATCGGAGAAACGGATTTGGCCCACCGTATCGAAGCCCGGCTTCATGACAATCTGTTCCGCGACGATAAGATCACCGCGATCGCGAATGAACTGAATATTAGCCTCAGCCAATGCTGCAAAATATTCACCAAAATATACGGAATATCTCCGCGCCAATACGTCAGCCAAATGAAGCTGAACGAAGCGAAGCGATTGCTCGTCAACACGGATCTGTCCGTTCAGGCCATCTCCGAACGGCTCGGTTTTCACTCCGTGTACCATTTCTCTCGGCAGTTCCGCCGTTGGACGGGTACTTCGCCTACGGCGTTCCGTCCTAAGCCGACCTCTCCGATTCAATAA
- a CDS encoding ABC transporter ATP-binding protein encodes MTTLLQTVDLTKVYGREPNLVKALDGVTLEVREGEFVAIVGSSGSGKSTLLHMLGGLDRATSGQVIVGGKSLFEMNDDELTIFRRRKIGFVFQQYNLVPILNVYENIVLPIELDGNVIDKTYVEHIVKTLGLATKLNSLPSQLSGGQQQRVAIARALATKPSIILADEPTGNLDSKTSQEVIGLLKVTSKQFNQTIVMITHSEEIAQLADSVIRIGDGKIVGGTTS; translated from the coding sequence ATGACCACATTATTACAAACGGTCGATTTGACAAAGGTATACGGACGGGAGCCTAATCTCGTCAAAGCGCTCGACGGAGTAACGCTGGAGGTGCGGGAAGGCGAGTTCGTCGCGATCGTCGGCAGCTCGGGGAGCGGGAAATCGACTTTGCTTCATATGTTGGGCGGGTTGGATCGGGCTACGAGCGGACAAGTCATCGTGGGCGGAAAATCGTTGTTCGAGATGAACGACGACGAGTTGACTATATTCCGCAGGCGGAAGATCGGCTTCGTGTTCCAGCAATACAATCTTGTGCCGATCTTGAACGTATATGAAAATATCGTGTTGCCGATCGAACTCGACGGGAACGTTATCGACAAGACGTACGTGGAGCATATCGTCAAAACGCTGGGACTAGCGACGAAATTAAATAGCTTGCCGAGTCAACTGTCCGGCGGGCAACAACAACGCGTCGCCATCGCCAGAGCGCTCGCCACGAAGCCTTCGATTATTTTGGCGGACGAGCCTACCGGTAATTTGGATAGCAAGACGAGTCAAGAGGTCATCGGATTGCTTAAGGTGACGAGCAAGCAATTCAATCAGACGATCGTTATGATCACTCATAGCGAGGAGATAGCGCAGCTCGCCGATTCCGTCATCCGCATCGGAGACGGCAAGATCGTCGGGGGGACAACGTCATGA
- a CDS encoding ABC transporter permease — MMFPNKNKAAMDKLIRNSLKANRSRNRYVVLAIILTTWLITSVFSIGMSYVKSFDTQAQKMIGTEAHAGLLNPTADQLAKLRESEEISDVGVETPVAKWIPQAGSKDQKANLSWYDKTEWERMKAPLLGSKTNGYPKEKNEVVVPTWILDELGIKEPKVGMTIPLTYATYPEGSDTLVERKSSFILSGWYTDYPHLAGREGKILVSEAFAKEIAADNKEVGSVASVIFKSDKDIDQSIEKLEQKLALGENQSLNRFGGDRNSGDSTSTSVGMAGIIAFVMFSGYLLIYNVLYVSVSTDTKQYGLLKTIGATQKQIKRMVRGQANRLTWIGIPIGLIVGAATSFVAVPLALATFSLETGVEISFNPVIFVGAALFAWLTTMAGSRKPAKIAGRISPIEASKFVRGSKKRSKGGAKLHRMALRNLFRDKKRAATVFLSLFLGMTTFLTVNTLVLSMNTDNFVDTYVDNDFDIENSTIGFGYEGNPVQNITEELIQKIRDLEGVTDVRATYVERTYIPYSPEVFGKYMDEFAKRSGFDRPSDEELSKNRQGFGGFAIGLDDRYIEELNKESKMPIDVAKFEKGEIALMNSSDVKLGDKFTLGDPESSAERDFENGGAVPPQYQIPFGSFGPNVYLSKQAMEQWLGHEPTAYRLAVQADEKFHARIQEQLEQLLSGDRELKLSSKLDWIEQMESAKIALFILGGAISLILACIGILNFVSTMFTSIIVRRQEFAVMESIGMTRKQLRKLLLLEGTGYAVISLLLISSLGTLISYGAFQLFSQEADYAIYTFPTVPLTISFVLILAACWLVPLIAFHKSKKQSIVERLRETG; from the coding sequence ATGATGTTCCCTAACAAGAACAAGGCCGCGATGGACAAGCTCATCCGTAATAGCCTTAAGGCCAACCGCTCAAGAAATCGTTACGTCGTTCTCGCCATTATTTTGACCACTTGGTTGATTACTTCCGTCTTCAGCATCGGCATGAGCTACGTGAAATCGTTCGATACGCAAGCGCAAAAAATGATCGGTACGGAAGCGCACGCGGGACTGCTGAATCCGACCGCCGATCAACTCGCGAAGTTAAGGGAATCAGAGGAGATTAGCGACGTCGGAGTGGAAACCCCGGTCGCGAAGTGGATTCCGCAAGCCGGCTCGAAAGATCAGAAGGCAAACTTAAGTTGGTATGATAAGACGGAGTGGGAGCGCATGAAGGCGCCCTTGCTAGGCAGTAAGACGAACGGCTATCCTAAGGAAAAGAACGAAGTCGTCGTTCCGACTTGGATTTTGGATGAGCTTGGTATCAAAGAACCGAAAGTCGGCATGACGATTCCGTTGACCTATGCCACCTATCCCGAGGGCTCAGACACACTCGTTGAGCGCAAATCATCGTTTATTCTGAGCGGTTGGTATACCGATTATCCGCACCTAGCGGGCAGAGAAGGCAAAATTCTCGTCTCCGAGGCATTCGCGAAAGAAATCGCTGCGGATAATAAAGAAGTCGGTTCTGTTGCTTCCGTTATATTCAAGAGCGATAAAGACATCGACCAATCGATTGAAAAATTGGAACAGAAGTTGGCGCTGGGAGAAAATCAGTCTCTTAATCGTTTCGGAGGAGACAGGAATTCCGGGGATTCCACCTCGACGTCTGTCGGAATGGCGGGCATTATCGCTTTCGTGATGTTCAGCGGATACTTGCTGATCTACAACGTACTGTACGTATCCGTATCTACGGATACGAAGCAATACGGATTGCTTAAGACGATCGGCGCCACGCAGAAACAGATCAAGAGAATGGTTCGAGGCCAAGCCAATCGATTGACTTGGATCGGTATTCCGATCGGGCTCATTGTAGGCGCGGCGACTTCATTCGTCGCCGTACCGCTTGCGCTCGCAACGTTCAGTTTAGAAACCGGTGTGGAAATTTCGTTTAACCCGGTGATTTTCGTAGGGGCCGCGCTATTCGCTTGGCTGACGACGATGGCGGGAAGTCGCAAACCCGCCAAGATCGCGGGTCGAATCTCTCCAATCGAGGCGTCGAAATTTGTGAGAGGGTCCAAAAAACGGAGCAAAGGCGGAGCCAAGCTGCATCGGATGGCATTGCGGAACCTGTTCCGCGACAAAAAACGGGCCGCGACCGTGTTCCTATCGCTTTTCCTGGGGATGACCACCTTCTTGACCGTAAATACGCTCGTTCTTAGCATGAACACGGATAACTTCGTAGACACGTACGTCGACAACGACTTCGACATCGAAAATTCGACGATCGGCTTCGGATACGAGGGTAACCCCGTTCAAAATATAACGGAAGAGCTCATACAAAAGATTCGCGACTTGGAAGGCGTCACGGACGTTAGAGCTACCTACGTGGAGAGAACTTATATCCCTTATTCGCCGGAAGTATTCGGTAAGTATATGGACGAATTCGCCAAGCGCAGCGGATTCGATCGGCCTTCCGACGAGGAGCTATCCAAAAATCGACAGGGGTTCGGCGGCTTCGCGATCGGCTTGGACGACCGATATATCGAGGAGTTAAACAAGGAATCCAAAATGCCGATCGATGTCGCAAAATTCGAAAAGGGCGAGATCGCGTTGATGAATTCGTCCGACGTGAAGCTCGGAGACAAGTTCACGTTAGGCGATCCCGAAAGTTCGGCGGAACGGGATTTCGAGAACGGAGGAGCTGTGCCTCCGCAGTATCAGATTCCTTTCGGAAGCTTCGGGCCTAATGTCTATCTAAGCAAGCAGGCGATGGAGCAATGGCTGGGTCATGAGCCGACCGCTTATCGGTTAGCCGTTCAAGCCGACGAGAAATTCCATGCTCGCATTCAAGAGCAGCTTGAGCAGCTGCTTTCCGGCGACCGGGAGCTGAAGCTGTCTTCGAAGCTGGATTGGATAGAACAGATGGAATCCGCCAAAATCGCTCTATTTATTCTAGGCGGCGCCATCTCCTTAATCCTCGCGTGTATCGGAATCTTGAATTTCGTCAGCACGATGTTCACGAGCATCATCGTCCGCAGGCAGGAATTCGCCGTGATGGAAAGCATCGGCATGACGCGCAAGCAGCTTCGCAAGCTGCTGTTACTGGAAGGGACCGGCTATGCGGTCATATCTCTGTTGCTGATCTCGTCTCTGGGCACGTTAATCAGCTATGGCGCATTCCAATTATTCAGCCAAGAGGCGGATTACGCGATCTACACTTTCCCTACCGTTCCGTTGACCATTTCTTTTGTGCTCATTTTGGCGGCTTGCTGGCTCGTTCCGCTAATCGCCTTTCATAAATCCAAAAAACAAAGCATCGTCGAACGTTTGAGAGAAACGGGCTGA
- a CDS encoding response regulator transcription factor yields MATILIVEDDRLLNEGLAYALGNENYDIVSAHSFEEGLAAFRSHEVHLILLDVTLPDRTGTELCKEIRLTSDVPIVFLTANDTEQDMVLGFKLGADDYMAKPFSMAVLRERVKAVLRRGGGEDNGSLFTYKDLTIHYDKMKVIKRGEEVKLTTNEYKLLTVLAQNRNQVLTREQIVEKLWDVDGCFVDENTLSVNIKRLRSKIEDHPKQPAYIKTVFGIGYTWGE; encoded by the coding sequence ATGGCAACGATTCTGATCGTGGAAGACGACCGGTTATTAAACGAAGGGCTGGCGTACGCGCTCGGCAACGAGAATTACGATATCGTGTCCGCGCATTCGTTCGAAGAAGGCTTAGCCGCGTTTCGGAGCCATGAGGTTCATCTCATCTTGCTGGACGTTACGCTTCCCGATCGGACGGGAACGGAGCTGTGCAAGGAAATTCGCCTAACCTCGGATGTTCCGATCGTGTTCCTCACGGCTAACGACACGGAACAGGACATGGTACTCGGTTTCAAGCTAGGGGCCGACGATTACATGGCGAAACCGTTCAGTATGGCCGTGCTGCGCGAACGGGTGAAAGCCGTACTCCGCAGAGGGGGCGGTGAAGATAACGGCTCCCTGTTCACCTATAAGGATCTGACGATTCATTATGATAAAATGAAAGTAATCAAACGGGGCGAAGAGGTTAAGCTGACGACCAACGAATATAAGCTGCTGACGGTTCTCGCCCAGAATCGCAATCAAGTCCTAACCCGGGAACAGATCGTGGAGAAGCTCTGGGACGTGGACGGTTGCTTCGTAGACGAGAATACTCTGAGCGTAAATATTAAGCGGCTCAGAAGCAAAATCGAAGATCATCCGAAACAGCCCGCCTACATCAAGACGGTATTCGGCATCGGCTATACTTGGGGAGAGTGA